One Fusarium poae strain DAOMC 252244 chromosome 4, whole genome shotgun sequence DNA window includes the following coding sequences:
- a CDS encoding hypothetical protein (TransMembrane:14 (i117-136o276-295i751-774o805-831i886-906o965-983i1015-1042o1062-1080i1121-1144o1164-1182i1350-1373o1393-1411i1451-1475o1552-1571i)~BUSCO:2248at5125) produces MEDPTSIPKAKSHTRNSTRSDDFLQPSDGAPGICRICRGEGTPEEPLFYPCKCSGSIKYVHQDCLMEWLSHSQKKYCELCKTSFRFTKLYAPDMPQSLPVHIFIGHMARYLLQNVLVWLRGALAISVWLCWLPYFMRTVWSFMFWISDEGFGNSASHTNATLSSSSEVQMALALDVDTCPSSPLFAPTTTSAAAKALFDGLSDQNISDFLVRVFLGSWGLSTKPDRPDAPLESANTITSGSASIPPTLLGEVAFLNNLTRNPTINRAVVSILEGQIITILVIMCFILVILVRDYVVQQQPEMNMRAAFAAPENPLAQQEPMLVRPEDVEDLPGPDESDDETLDTGEPIATANDVDFAVEVQAETRRRRRTNSDLVPPESLASGFSEADAAGAHLPTDISPTEERASVYDYLRIYRQANGDHERILEIIHEEGLERKLSYWVDVTRRALREGDDAPGIHVHHAHGTESIRGRAGSFGSTAASSSRNAFTPSSDESPAPMDAPGEHSSSKGKEREQVPFLPDSEFESVPIGSLTSLSRPRAVSDGPQLQDSVNPLANNSWSFAGLPPTVQDESPSDDRHAQSIFAPEQSENLIHDAWDEAGPSSWLSVAPDEREGDPQIESSEPLQSELQRPQQVDTAPAVEDDRPAGLVNRVTDFMWGDLDDAQQDGQRATAVGAAAADVAAQLDDTDGWETELEDLPEVPPPGPRVAEDPEEPEDMGDAPGAGIDQEAMEDLEDFEGVMELIGMRGPVAGLFQNSIFCAVLVSVAIFACIFFPYNFGRVSVWILANPMRLLRLIFEFSKLLQDAAVMAVGFGLWVVINLVDMFTGIIGGFIGAKVLLARKASWALWTSAGSRVLDYTFMEIPMSAAEMQNFSAVSHSALLSVKSNIGTLFTTVGKVLGFILGGHFLNSDLSMETITLAANTAWAQLVAISSALLKPNSWVINLGESEGPLSVNPELAHWSGLDRFWAISAGYATIFFAGALYLRRGSPFSRGHILQAWEAGIIDTLHQASGIMKVIMIISIEMLVFPLYCGLLLDGALLPLFENTTFKSRLLFTYNYPLTSVFVHWFVGTGYMFHFALFVSMCRKIMRQGVLYFIRDPDDPEFHPVRDVLERNLTTQLRKILLSAFVYGALVIVCLGGVVWGLSWAVPGVLPVHYSSNEPVLEFPVDLLFYNFLMPLAVNFFKPGDGLHAMYTWWFRTCARGLRLTYFLFGERKIDEEGTLQLGNAAGHQELPWYKTLFLELNNSYNVVPKTWTDFFDGGNAKPRTPLSNLEITKLTRSKNQLKEANQLVESGHFVRAPASDRVKIPKGRKVFLEVDENGRRSDGQNDADLYASNQYQMVYVPPHFRARIFLFIFFIWIFAAVTGVGFTIIPLVFGRRMFKMLIPQHIRTNDIYAFSIGVYLLGTAAYLAFHIRSVRTKIQDGFLAVRASLTAGNLERRAAAILLQGVKLVYAYFFLYIVFPLLVSGLMELYLVLPLHTYMHPPTAESVQASRAGGSEASRHTVRVIQAWTLGLLYLKLAARMVTAMFPDTRPALAVRTITRGGWMRPDTGILTRAFILPGLAIAGAAIFGPPAIASTFIKYNLIQGAQPGGNELAEAARLAIIYRHSYPAVALFALLIKNTIGLVKVFNGWTARIRDEAYLIGERLHNFGAAAAGAGRVRGAWRAGGARL; encoded by the exons AGACCCAACTTCAATCCCAAAGGCTAAAAGCCATACCCGTAACTCGACTCGATCCGACGACTTTCTACAGCCATCCGATGGGGCCCCTGGCATTTGTCGAATATGTCGAGGCGAAGGAACACCAGAAGAACCACTGTTCTACCCCTGCAAGTGCAGTGGTAGTATCAAATATGTTCATCAAGATTGTTTGATGGAATGGCTCTCGCATTCACAAAAAAAGTACTGTGAGCTTTGTAAGACATCCTTCCGGTTCACCAAGCTATACGCACCCGACATGCCCCAATCTCTGCCCGTGCACATCTTCATTGGACACATGGCAAGATATCTGTTGCAAAATGTTCTCGTATGGCTTCGTGGAGCTTTGGCCATTAGTGTATGGCTATGCTGGTTGCCATACTTTATGAGAACCGTATGgtccttcatgttctggatCAGCGACGAAGGGTTCGGCAACTCTGCGTCTCATACCAACGCAACATTATCATCCAGCTCTGAAGTTCAAATGGCCTTAGCTCTGGATGTCGATACATGCCCTTCAAGCCCCTTATTCGCGCCTACGACGACCTCGGCAGCTGCTAAGGCGTTGTTCGATGGCCTATCAGATCAGAATATTAGCGATTTCCTTGTCCGAGTGTTCCTGGGAAGCTGGGGTTTGTCTACCAAGCCTGACCGACCCGATGCACCTCTGGAATCAGCCAACACGATTACTTCCGGATCTGCGTCTATACCGCCAACATTGCTTGGTGAAGTAGCCTTCTTGAACAATCTTACTCGCAATCCCACAATCAACCGAGCAGTGGTTTCAATTCTTGAAGGCCAGATAATCACTATTCTAGTTATCATGTGCTTTATTTTGGTCATACTGGTACGAGATTATGTGGTCCAGCAACAACCGGAGATGAACATGCGTGCAGCATTCGCAGCTCCCGAAAACCCCTTGGCGCAACAAGAACCAATGCTAGTTCGACCTGAGGATGTGGAAGACCTACCTGGCCCGGACGAATCAGACGACGAAACTCTTGACACTGGAGAACCCATTGCGACCGCCAACGATGTCGACTTTGCTGTCGAGGTTCAGGCCGAAACACGACGACGCAGGCGAACAAACTCTGATCTCGTACCCCCTGAGAGTCTTGCAAGCGGATTTTCCGAAGCAGATGCTGCTGGAGCACATCTTCCAACAGATATCAGCCCCACTGAGGAACGTGCTAGTGTTTACGATTATCTACGTATCTATCGCCAAGCTAACGGCGACCATGAAAGGATTCTAGAGATCATCCACGAAGAAGGGCTTGAAAGGAAACTGTCCTACTGGGTTGATGTCACTCGGCGGGCTCTTCGAGAAGGAGATGATGCTCCTGGTATCCATGTCCATCATGCCCATGGTACAGAATCCATTCGAGGGCGTGCAGGGAGCTTTGGTTCTACTGCTGCCAGCTCCTCCCGAAATGCCTTCACACCTAGCTCCGATGAATCTCCCGCACCAATGGATGCACCTGGCGAACACTCCTCCTCCAAAGGCAAGGAAAGAGAACAGGTGCCATTTCTTCCTGACTCGGAATTTGAGTCGGTCCCTATTGGATCGTTGACAAGTCTTTCCCGACCTCGAGCTGTCTCGGATGGCCCTCAACTGCAGGATTCCGTAAACCCATTGGCTAACAACAGCTGGTCGTTTGCTGGGTTGCCCCCTACTGTTCAAGATGAGTCGCCATCTGATGACCGTCATGCCCAATCAATTTTTGCACCTGAACAGAGCGAGAATTTGATCCATGATGCATGGGATGAAGCTGGTCCGTCAAGCTGGCTTAGTGTCGCCCCTGACGAGAGAGAAGGTGACCCCCAAATTGAATCGTCTGAACCGCTTCAATCGGAACTGCAAAGACCCCAACAAGTTGACACTGCCCCAGCAGTCGAAGATGATCGACCTGCTGGTTTGGTCAACCGAGTGACAGATTTCATGTGGGGTGACCTGGATGATGCTCAACAAGATGGACAACGTGCAACGGCGGTTGGGGCTGCGGCTGCCGACGTCGCCGCCCAACTTGATGATACTGATGGCTGGGAAACCGAGCTTGAAGATCTTCCAGAGGTCCCACCTCCTGGGCCTCGTGTGGCCGAGGATCCCGAAGAGCCTGAGGATATGGGTGATGCCCCTGGTGCAGGAATTGACCAAGAAGCCATGGAAGACCTCGAAGATTTCGAAGGCGTTATGGAGCTCATTGGTATGCGCGGTCCTGTTGCGGGACTCTTCCAGAATTCCATCTTCTGTGCGGTTCTCGTCTCTGTAGCAATCTTTGCTTGCATTTTCTTCCCCTATAATTTCGGACGTGTCAGTGTCTGGATTCTTGCTAACCCTATGCGCCTCCTCCGCTTGATATTCGAGTTTTCGAAACTCCTGCAAGATGCAGCTGTTATGGCAGTTGGATTTGGTCTATGGGTTGTTATTAACCTTGTCGACATGTTTACCGGTATCATTGGAGGTTTTATTGGCGCCAAAGTCCTGTTGGCGAGGAAGGCCTCATGGGCCCTCTGGACCAGCGCTGGTTCACGAGTTCTGGACTATACTTTTATGGAAATCCCCATGTCTGCTGCAGAGATGCAAAACTTTTCCGCCGTCAGCCACAGCGCACTCCTTTCTGTCAAGAGCAACATCGGCACGCTCTTCACAACTGTGGGCAAGGTCTTGGGCTTTATCCTTGGTGGCCACTTCCTGAACAGCGACTTGTCCATGGAGACCATCACCTTGGCAGCTAATACTGCCTGGGCCCAATTGGTTGCTATTTCATCTGCGCTATTGAAGCCAAACTCATGGGTCATCAATCTTGGCGAGTCTGAGGGACCTCTCTCCGTTAACCCCGAGTTGGCCCACTGGTCCGGGCTGGACCGATTCTGGGCTATTTCAGCAGGCTACGCAACAATCTTTTTTGCGGGTGCACTTTATCTCAGACGTGGAAGCCCATTCTCTCGAGGACATATTCTGCAAGCCTGGGAAGCTGGTATAATCGATACTCTGCATCAAGCGAGCGGCATCATGAAAGTCATCATGATTATTAGTATTGAGATGCTTGTGTTTCCGCTCTACTGTGGACTTCTCTTGGACGGAGCTTTGCTTCCCTTGTTTGAGAACACGACCTTCAAGTCTCGACTACTTTTCACTTACAACTACCCTCTTACTTCGGTCTTTGTTCACTGGTTCGTTGGTACTGGATACATGTTCCATTTCGCGCTCTTTGTATCGATGTGTCGCAAGATAATGCGCCAAGGTGTTCTCT ATTTCATTCGCGATCCAGATGATCCCGAGTTTCACCCCGTGCGCGATGTTCTTGAGAGAAACCTCACCACTCAACTAAGGAAAATCCTCTTATCGGCCTTTGTATACGGTGCACTGGTCATCGTTTGCCTGGGAGGTGTTGTGTGGGGTCTCTCATGGGCAGTCCCTGGAGTTCTTCCAGTCCACTACTCGTCTAATGAACCAGTGCTCGAATTCCCAGTGGACCTTTTGTTCTACAACTTCCTTATGCCGCTTGCTGTCAACTTCTTCAAACCAGGCGATGGACTTCACGCCATGTACACGTGGTGGTTTAGAACCTGTGCTAGAGGCTTGCGACTCACTTATTTCCTCTTTGGCGAGAGGAAGattgatgaagaaggaaCCCTACAGCTTGGAAATGCCGCCGGACACCAAGAACTTCCCTGGTACAAGACGTTGTTCCTGGAGTTGAATAACAGCTATAATGTTGTACCCAAGACATGGACCGACTTTTTCGATGGCGGCAATGCTAAGCCAAGGACACCTCTCAGTAACCTTGAGATTACCAAGCTTACTCGTAGTAAGAACCAACTGAAAGAGGCGAACCAGCTCGTCGAAAGTGGGCATTTCGTTCGGGCGCCCGCCTCTGATCGAGTGAAAATCCCCAAGGGTAGAAAGGTTTTCCTTGAAGTCGACGAAAATGGCCGAAGGAGTGACGGGCAAAACGATGCCGATCTTTACGCCAGCAACCAGTACCAGATGGTATATGTCCCACCACACTTCCGGGCGAGAATATTCCTTTTCATCTTTTTCATCTGGATCTTTGCGGCAGTAACAGGCGTCGGCTTCACCATCATTCCATTGGTGTTTGGCCGACGAATGTTCAAGATGTTGATCCCGCAGCATATCCGAACAAACGACATTTATGCATTCAGCATTGGCGTTTATTTACTAGGCACTGCAGCTTATCTGGCGTTCCACATTCGCAGTGTGAGGACAAAGATCCAAGACGGCTTCTTAGCTGTCCGTGCGTCCCTCACTGCTGGCAATCTTGAGCGTCGGGCCGCTGCTATTTTGTTGCAAGGAGTCAAACTGGTATATGCCTACTTTTTCCTATACATTGTTTTCCCGTTGCTGGTCTCGGGACTTATGGAGCTATATCTTGTGCTACCTTTGCACACTTATATGCACCCCCCTACAGCAGAGTCCGTTCAGGCATCAAGAGCTGGAGGCTCTGAAGCAAGTCGTCATACGGTTCGCGTCATCCAAGCTTGGACACTTGGCTTGCTCTACCTGAAGCTCGCGGCTCGAATGGTTACCGCCATGTTCCCGGATACTCGCCCTGCTTTAGCTGTTAGGACCATAACGCGAGGCGGCTGGATGCGTCCCGATACTGGTATTTTGACCCGAGCTTTCATCCTCCCTGGCCTGGCGATTGCAGGAGCTGCCATCTTTGGACCCCCAGCAATTGCTAGTACTTTTATCAAGTATAACTTGATTCAGGGTGCCCAGCCTGGAGGGAATGAATTGGCGGAGGCTGCGCGACTTGCAATCATATATCGACACTCTTACCCAGCCGTGGCGCTATTTGCGTTGCTGATCAAGAACACAATTGGGTTGGTCAAGGTGTTTAATGGTTGGACCGCTCGCATCCGCGATGAGGCCTACCTTATTGGGGAAAGGTTACATAATTTTGGTGCCGCTGCTGCAGGAGCGGGAAGGGTTAGAGGTGCATGGAGAGCGGGAGGGGCAAGACTATAA